The following proteins come from a genomic window of Yinghuangia sp. ASG 101:
- a CDS encoding DUF3040 domain-containing protein, with protein sequence MPLSEHEQRLLEQMERALYAEDPKFATALEGAGMRTHTRRRTGWAIAGFVVGLVLLMTGVMLQAVWISVAGFLLMLTGAVLVVTGWRRAPAQSAGEAGGQARGGRAPRRRRAKMMTRIEDRWKRRRDEQGG encoded by the coding sequence GTGCCGCTCTCAGAGCACGAGCAGCGCTTGCTCGAGCAGATGGAGCGAGCGCTGTACGCCGAAGACCCCAAGTTCGCGACAGCGCTCGAAGGTGCCGGCATGCGCACGCATACCCGGCGTCGGACAGGCTGGGCGATCGCCGGATTCGTCGTCGGCCTCGTTCTGCTCATGACCGGTGTCATGCTGCAGGCCGTGTGGATCAGCGTCGCGGGCTTCCTGCTGATGCTGACCGGCGCCGTGCTGGTCGTCACCGGATGGCGCCGTGCCCCGGCCCAGTCGGCGGGCGAAGCCGGCGGCCAGGCCCGCGGCGGGCGTGCTCCACGTCGGCGCCGCGCCAAGATGATGACGCGTATCGAAGACCGCTGGAAGCGCCGCCGCGACGAGCAAGGCGGCTGA
- the dinB gene encoding DNA polymerase IV — translation MSDPPAVPTVMHVDMDAFYASVEIRRRPELAGRPVVVGALGARGVVLSATHDVRAYGVHAGQPVGRARRLCPDAVFLPPDHDEYARVSAGVMELLRSVTPAVEPLSLDEAFLDLGGALRRLGTDPVRVGETIRARVADEQGITCSVGIAGTKFVAKLAGASVKPDGLRVVRDDEAVAFLHPLSVGRLWGVGERTEAVLTRLGLHTVGDIAHIPAATLCRALGDAAGRRLHALAWGHDDRPVIPSEPERSMGAEETFPADVDDPEVVRRALLRLASRTGARLRAAGLAGRTVSIKVRFSDFTTLTRAKTLREATDVGREIYATACALHAGLRLERARLRLVGVRVEHLVEGDRPRQLALGERAEGWAEVERATDAVHDRFGGRALAPASLLGGRRPPGRRPGPGTRG, via the coding sequence GTGAGCGATCCCCCCGCGGTCCCCACCGTGATGCACGTCGACATGGACGCCTTCTACGCGTCCGTCGAGATCCGCCGCCGTCCCGAACTCGCCGGACGTCCCGTCGTCGTCGGGGCGCTGGGCGCGCGCGGCGTGGTGCTGTCGGCGACGCACGACGTCCGCGCGTACGGCGTGCACGCGGGCCAGCCGGTCGGCCGGGCCCGCAGGCTCTGCCCGGACGCCGTCTTCCTGCCGCCCGACCACGACGAGTACGCCCGTGTCTCCGCCGGGGTGATGGAGCTATTGCGCTCGGTCACCCCCGCCGTCGAACCCCTGTCCCTGGACGAGGCGTTCCTCGATCTCGGCGGAGCGCTGCGCCGCCTCGGCACCGACCCGGTCCGGGTCGGCGAGACGATCCGGGCCCGTGTCGCGGACGAGCAGGGCATCACCTGTTCGGTGGGGATCGCGGGCACCAAGTTCGTCGCCAAACTCGCCGGGGCGAGCGTCAAACCGGACGGTTTGCGGGTGGTCCGCGACGACGAGGCGGTCGCGTTCCTGCATCCGCTGTCGGTCGGGCGGCTGTGGGGGGTGGGCGAGCGCACCGAGGCCGTGCTGACCCGGCTGGGACTGCACACCGTGGGTGATATCGCCCACATCCCCGCGGCCACGCTGTGCCGCGCGCTCGGCGACGCCGCGGGACGCCGGCTGCACGCTCTCGCGTGGGGGCACGACGACCGCCCGGTGATCCCGTCCGAACCGGAGCGCAGCATGGGCGCGGAGGAGACCTTCCCCGCCGACGTCGACGACCCCGAGGTGGTGCGCCGCGCGCTCCTGCGCCTGGCGTCCCGTACCGGGGCCCGCCTGCGTGCCGCCGGGCTGGCCGGGCGGACCGTCTCGATCAAGGTGCGCTTTTCCGACTTCACCACGCTGACCAGGGCGAAAACCCTTCGTGAGGCGACCGATGTGGGCCGGGAGATCTACGCGACGGCCTGTGCGCTGCACGCGGGCCTCCGCCTGGAGCGCGCCCGGCTGCGGCTCGTCGGCGTCCGTGTGGAACACCTCGTCGAAGGCGACCGCCCCCGGCAGTTGGCGCTCGGTGAACGGGCCGAGGGCTGGGCCGAGGTCGAACGCGCGACCGATGCCGTGCATGACCGTTTCGGCGGGCGTGCGCTCGCCCCGGCCAGCCTGCTCGGCGGCCGTCGGCCCCCGGGGCGGAGGCCCGGTCCGGGAACCCGGGGGTGA
- a CDS encoding transglutaminase TgpA family protein, with amino-acid sequence MTGRLRMAVAAAIATSLTASSLLPLVHRGAWIAQALGAVAVVALTGELVRRLSVPRPLIGPIQLTVLVPYMLLVLVPDVSGPFPTPGAVRAYADLLDAGGSDVQNFAPPVPATDGIAAILVTVVAVVAVMVDVIAVTYAQAAPAGLPLLALYSVPAALAESGLGWAVFLLSGLAYVILLLAEGRERLLRWGRPLVPPGGRGGAGGPGPRPWGRGGGRIGLATLAVAVAIPAAVPMTANRLADDHKSGGSDRITTINPVVNLQNELNRPENVDLLTYQTDADDPMGLYLRIAALDRFDGNSWQPSEQNLTDVSRPLPTPQGLTSEIRRDEVKTSISVEKNYRQGSLPLPYAASVVDARGNWRYSHEGRLVLGDGGQTVSGLKYTVTSLDINPTDEQLRAANAAAPDMNGYRYVPAGLRQAFQPIVDEKTAGATSMFDKAVMLQNWFTSSEFTYDTKVPKGNGASALEDFMEHKTGYCEQFASAMAVMARMIGIPSRVAVGFVPGEPIGNNTYQVGSHDAHAWPELYFVGTGWVRFEPTPARGTSPGYTETAPMPVATSQAPTAAPTETSAAPTPTESQACAGEACASPTPSEAAAAGGGGDDTWLSGLLIGVGIAAAVALLLAGPMLLRQRVRRRRLTALSRDFAVDSGGRDPGDAVLGAWQEVLDTARDLGIRTQESETPRQLTARLLGAVGADAASGTVGDGPGGTHHASADEALPRIALAAEQVMYAPEAPQRTIGLAEDVRVVRAALLASVGGGARFRAAVLPASAFRRPESGPLDKLRSGREPMAAPGEG; translated from the coding sequence ATGACGGGCCGACTGCGCATGGCGGTCGCCGCCGCGATCGCGACGTCGCTGACGGCGTCCTCGCTGCTGCCCCTGGTGCATCGAGGCGCGTGGATCGCGCAGGCCCTCGGGGCGGTCGCGGTGGTCGCGCTGACGGGTGAGCTGGTGCGGCGGCTGTCGGTGCCGCGTCCGCTGATCGGGCCGATCCAGCTGACCGTGCTGGTGCCGTACATGCTGCTGGTGCTGGTGCCGGACGTGTCGGGGCCGTTCCCGACGCCGGGCGCGGTGCGGGCGTACGCCGACCTGCTCGACGCGGGAGGCAGCGATGTGCAGAACTTCGCGCCGCCGGTGCCCGCGACGGACGGGATCGCCGCGATCCTGGTGACGGTGGTGGCCGTCGTCGCGGTCATGGTCGACGTGATCGCGGTGACCTACGCCCAGGCCGCGCCCGCCGGGCTGCCGCTGCTCGCGCTCTACAGCGTGCCCGCCGCACTCGCCGAATCCGGTCTGGGCTGGGCGGTGTTCCTGCTGTCCGGGCTGGCGTACGTCATCCTGCTGCTCGCGGAGGGCCGCGAACGCCTGCTGCGCTGGGGGCGACCGCTGGTGCCGCCCGGCGGGCGCGGCGGTGCCGGCGGGCCGGGACCCCGGCCGTGGGGGCGCGGCGGCGGGCGCATCGGCCTGGCCACGCTCGCGGTCGCGGTCGCCATCCCCGCGGCCGTGCCGATGACCGCGAACCGGCTCGCGGACGACCACAAGTCGGGCGGCTCGGACCGCATCACCACGATCAACCCGGTCGTCAACCTGCAGAACGAGCTGAACCGTCCGGAGAACGTCGACCTGCTGACGTACCAGACCGACGCGGACGACCCGATGGGGCTGTACCTGCGCATCGCCGCGCTCGACCGGTTCGACGGGAACTCGTGGCAGCCGTCCGAGCAGAACCTCACCGACGTCTCCCGGCCGCTGCCGACACCGCAGGGGCTCACCTCCGAGATCCGGCGGGACGAGGTCAAGACGAGCATTTCCGTCGAGAAGAACTACCGGCAGGGCTCGCTGCCGCTGCCGTACGCCGCGTCCGTGGTCGACGCCCGGGGCAATTGGCGTTACTCGCACGAAGGCCGCCTGGTGCTGGGCGACGGCGGCCAGACGGTGTCCGGGCTCAAATACACGGTGACGAGTCTGGACATCAATCCCACGGACGAGCAGTTGCGCGCGGCGAACGCCGCGGCGCCGGACATGAACGGCTACCGCTATGTGCCCGCCGGGCTGCGGCAGGCGTTCCAGCCGATCGTGGACGAGAAGACCGCCGGCGCGACGAGCATGTTCGACAAGGCCGTCATGCTCCAGAACTGGTTCACCTCCAGCGAGTTCACCTATGACACGAAGGTGCCGAAGGGGAACGGGGCCTCCGCGCTGGAGGACTTCATGGAACACAAGACCGGCTACTGCGAGCAGTTCGCGTCGGCGATGGCGGTGATGGCCCGCATGATCGGCATCCCGAGCCGGGTCGCGGTCGGGTTCGTCCCGGGCGAGCCGATCGGGAACAACACGTACCAGGTGGGCAGCCACGACGCGCACGCCTGGCCGGAGCTGTACTTCGTCGGCACCGGGTGGGTCCGGTTCGAGCCGACCCCGGCGCGCGGCACCAGCCCGGGCTACACCGAGACCGCGCCGATGCCGGTCGCGACGAGCCAGGCGCCGACCGCGGCGCCGACCGAGACGTCCGCGGCGCCGACACCCACCGAGTCGCAGGCGTGTGCCGGCGAGGCGTGCGCGTCGCCGACGCCGTCGGAGGCCGCGGCGGCCGGCGGGGGCGGTGACGACACGTGGTTGTCGGGTCTGCTGATCGGGGTCGGGATCGCCGCGGCGGTGGCGCTGCTGCTGGCCGGGCCGATGCTGCTGCGCCAGCGCGTACGACGGCGCAGACTCACGGCGCTGAGCCGGGATTTCGCGGTGGACAGCGGCGGCCGGGATCCGGGCGACGCCGTGCTGGGCGCCTGGCAGGAGGTGCTGGACACCGCTCGCGACCTGGGCATACGTACCCAGGAGTCGGAGACGCCGCGGCAGTTGACGGCGCGTCTGCTCGGCGCGGTGGGCGCCGACGCGGCGTCGGGTACTGTCGGCGACGGGCCCGGGGGCACGCACCACGCCTCGGCCGACGAGGCGCTGCCGCGCATCGCGTTGGCGGCGGAACAGGTGATGTACGCGCCCGAGGCCCCGCAGCGCACGATCGGCCTGGCCGAGGACGTGCGCGTGGTACGGGCCGCGCTGCTCGCGTCGGTCGGCGGCGGGGCGCGTTTCCGGGCCGCGGTGCTGCCGGCGTCCGCGTTCCGGCGCCCGGAGTCGGGGCCGCTGGACAAACTGCGCAGCGGCCGGGAGCCGATGGCGGCCCCCGGCGAGGGGTAG
- a CDS encoding methyltransferase domain-containing protein, whose amino-acid sequence MSDRMRRRSSMRTAVVWQVLRDALERRVAAEGRSVLDVLDTGGGTGNFAVPIARLGHRVTVVDPSPDALAALERRAAEAGVTDLVAARQGDVQSLFDVVDRGAADAVLCHGVLELVDEPDDALGTVAAALRDGGTLSLLAANRTGAVLARALAGHFAEAAEALADPTALPRRFTVDELTALLAKVGLRPGAVHAVRVFADLVPGVLVDDPASFDALLDLEKAAAELPEYRSLATQVHLLAAK is encoded by the coding sequence TTGTCCGACCGGATGCGGCGCCGCAGCTCGATGCGTACCGCCGTGGTGTGGCAGGTGCTGCGCGACGCGCTCGAGAGACGTGTTGCGGCCGAGGGGCGAAGCGTCCTCGATGTGCTGGACACCGGAGGCGGCACCGGCAACTTCGCCGTGCCGATCGCCCGCCTCGGGCACCGCGTCACCGTCGTCGACCCCAGCCCGGACGCGCTGGCCGCGCTGGAGCGGCGGGCCGCGGAGGCCGGGGTCACCGACCTGGTCGCGGCACGCCAGGGCGACGTCCAGAGCCTCTTCGACGTCGTCGACCGCGGCGCCGCGGACGCCGTGCTGTGCCACGGCGTCCTGGAACTCGTCGACGAGCCCGACGACGCGCTGGGCACCGTGGCCGCCGCGTTGCGCGACGGCGGGACGCTCAGCCTGCTCGCGGCCAACCGCACCGGCGCGGTGTTGGCGCGGGCCCTGGCCGGGCACTTCGCGGAGGCCGCCGAGGCCCTCGCCGACCCCACGGCACTGCCGCGCCGGTTCACGGTCGACGAACTCACCGCGCTGCTCGCCAAGGTCGGCCTGCGCCCCGGCGCCGTGCACGCCGTGCGGGTCTTCGCCGACCTGGTCCCCGGCGTGCTCGTCGACGACCCCGCGTCGTTCGACGCCCTCCTCGACCTGGAGAAGGCCGCCGCCGAACTCCCCGAGTACCGTTCGCTCGCGACCCAGGTCCACCTGCTCGCCGCCAAGTGA
- a CDS encoding DUF58 domain-containing protein translates to MRTALSGLTTRGRSFLAAGIAAAMCAVVLGQRDLLRVGFLLAAMPLVAVLVVARTRHLVTSTRLLEPGRVAAGAEAQVRLRVDNVSRIPTGLLMLEDHVPYVLGSRPRFVLDRIEPHGHRQVAYRVRSDLRGKFTVGPLRLRLADPFGMCELTRSFAARDLLVVTPVVQQLPAVDLGGEWTGYGDGNARSLAAAGEEDVVPREYRHGDDVRRVHWRSTARRGELMVRREEQSWQNQATLLLDTRPTAHRGEGPSSSFEWAVSAAASVGVHLCRRGYTTHLIAADGRQLAGTPENLRVAPAETESFLLDALAVVETGTAESLDGAELALRRPGAEGMAVAVLANLTEDDTRRLARSRGTAGRGLAIVLNTAAWDSARVPGVLPHDTAVGLLRQAGWRVLSASATTRLPDLWRGAGRSSNASPYTAPLGGTLSGSEFGR, encoded by the coding sequence ATGCGGACCGCACTGTCCGGACTGACCACCCGGGGACGCTCCTTCCTCGCGGCGGGCATCGCCGCGGCCATGTGCGCCGTCGTCCTGGGGCAGCGCGATCTCCTGCGCGTGGGGTTCCTCCTCGCGGCGATGCCGCTCGTGGCGGTGCTGGTCGTCGCGCGCACCCGGCATCTGGTGACCAGCACGCGGCTGTTGGAGCCGGGGCGGGTCGCGGCGGGCGCCGAGGCGCAGGTTCGGCTGCGCGTCGACAACGTCTCGCGCATCCCGACCGGGCTGCTGATGCTCGAGGACCACGTGCCGTACGTGTTGGGCTCGCGTCCGCGCTTCGTGCTGGACCGGATCGAACCGCACGGGCACCGGCAGGTGGCCTACCGCGTACGGTCCGACCTGCGCGGCAAGTTCACGGTGGGGCCGCTGCGGCTGCGGCTGGCCGACCCGTTCGGGATGTGCGAGCTGACCCGGTCGTTCGCGGCCCGCGACCTCCTGGTGGTGACCCCGGTCGTGCAGCAGCTGCCGGCCGTGGACCTGGGCGGGGAGTGGACCGGGTACGGCGACGGCAACGCGCGCAGCCTGGCCGCGGCCGGCGAAGAGGACGTCGTCCCGCGCGAGTACCGGCACGGCGACGACGTGCGGCGCGTGCACTGGCGTTCGACCGCGCGGCGCGGCGAGCTGATGGTGCGCCGCGAGGAGCAGTCGTGGCAGAACCAGGCGACGCTGCTGCTCGACACGCGGCCGACCGCGCACCGCGGCGAGGGCCCCTCGTCGTCGTTCGAGTGGGCGGTGTCGGCCGCCGCGTCGGTGGGCGTGCACCTGTGCCGGCGCGGTTACACCACCCACCTGATCGCGGCGGACGGCCGGCAGCTCGCGGGCACGCCCGAGAACCTGCGGGTGGCGCCCGCCGAGACCGAGAGTTTCCTGCTCGACGCGCTCGCGGTGGTCGAGACCGGGACGGCCGAGTCGCTCGACGGCGCCGAGCTGGCACTGCGCCGGCCGGGTGCCGAGGGCATGGCCGTGGCGGTCCTGGCGAACCTCACCGAGGACGACACGCGGCGCCTCGCCCGCTCGCGCGGTACGGCCGGCCGGGGGCTGGCGATCGTCCTGAACACCGCGGCGTGGGACTCCGCTCGGGTTCCCGGGGTGCTGCCGCACGACACGGCGGTCGGCCTGCTGCGGCAGGCGGGCTGGCGCGTGCTGTCCGCGTCCGCGACGACGCGGCTGCCCGATTTGTGGCGGGGTGCGGGCCGGTCGTCGAACGCCTCGCCGTACACCGCCCCGCTCGGCGGAACCTTGTCCGGATCGGAGTTCGGGAGATGA
- a CDS encoding AAA family ATPase, with product MSTFNDQAGRGELAAIAARIRGAMESVIEGKPEVVRLALTVLLAEGHLLVEDVPGVGKTMLAKSLARSVDCSVRRVQFTPDLLPSDITGVSVYDQERREFEFKPGAIFANIVVGDEINRASPKTQSALLESMAERQVTVDGTTYELQTPFMVIATQNPVEMEGTYPLPEAQRDRFMVRVSMGYPSTEAELEMLGVHGAGSPLDDLDPVADARDIVKLIEAVREVHVSPGVARYAVDLVNATRRSPDLRLGASPRATLQLVRAAKAAAALDNRTYVLPDDMQALAVPVLAHRLLPTAEAQMSRRSVEQVVLEILRTVPVPGAQNPPPHPARQPTSGYGQPAMGAYTTQQAQQAPQTQQTQQTHQHPKPYPGAQGAQYGGAPGGRLHNNGHGPAR from the coding sequence GTGTCGACGTTCAACGATCAGGCCGGCCGGGGGGAGCTGGCGGCCATCGCCGCACGCATCCGCGGGGCCATGGAGAGCGTGATCGAAGGCAAGCCCGAGGTGGTGCGGCTGGCCCTGACCGTGCTGCTCGCCGAAGGGCACCTGCTGGTCGAGGACGTGCCGGGGGTCGGCAAGACGATGCTCGCGAAGTCCCTGGCCCGCTCGGTCGACTGCTCGGTCCGGCGCGTGCAGTTCACCCCGGACCTGCTGCCTTCGGACATCACCGGGGTCAGCGTGTACGACCAGGAGCGGCGCGAGTTCGAGTTCAAGCCGGGTGCGATCTTCGCGAACATCGTCGTCGGCGACGAGATCAACCGCGCGTCGCCGAAGACCCAGTCGGCGCTGCTGGAGAGCATGGCCGAGCGCCAGGTCACGGTGGACGGCACGACGTACGAGCTCCAGACGCCGTTCATGGTGATCGCCACGCAGAACCCCGTGGAGATGGAGGGCACGTACCCGCTGCCCGAGGCGCAGCGCGACCGCTTCATGGTTCGCGTGTCGATGGGCTACCCGTCCACGGAGGCCGAGTTGGAGATGCTCGGCGTGCACGGCGCGGGTTCGCCGCTGGACGACCTCGACCCGGTGGCCGACGCCCGCGACATCGTCAAGCTGATCGAGGCGGTCCGCGAGGTGCACGTCTCGCCGGGGGTCGCGCGGTACGCGGTCGACCTGGTCAACGCCACGCGCCGCTCCCCCGACCTGCGCCTCGGCGCGTCGCCCCGCGCCACGCTCCAGCTGGTCCGGGCGGCCAAGGCGGCGGCGGCGCTCGACAACCGCACCTATGTGCTCCCCGACGACATGCAGGCGCTCGCGGTCCCGGTACTCGCGCACCGGCTCCTGCCGACGGCCGAGGCGCAGATGTCGCGGCGGTCGGTCGAGCAGGTGGTCCTGGAGATCCTGCGCACCGTCCCGGTGCCGGGGGCGCAGAACCCGCCGCCGCATCCCGCGCGGCAGCCGACCTCCGGGTACGGGCAGCCGGCGATGGGCGCGTACACGACGCAGCAGGCGCAGCAGGCGCCGCAGACGCAGCAGACGCAGCAGACCCACCAGCATCCGAAGCCGTACCCGGGGGCGCAGGGAGCCCAATACGGCGGTGCCCCGGGCGGCCGGCTCCACAACAACGGCCACGGTCCGGCGCGCTGA
- a CDS encoding DNA polymerase III subunit alpha, whose protein sequence is MTPPFTHLHVASGYSMRYGVSHPHTLVERAAEEGMDALALTDRDGVYGAVAFVKACTKAGISPILGADLALAPEPGGSRARRDPGTRGRPGAPDADRKTPARGGAFVDPRHPRVTVLARGRSGWAALCRLVSDAHRRGRETRERDAGPRHIPACTHASLAEHAALGDLVVLLGPDSDVGRAVADRSTDRAARLLRAHHAALPPGALYVELVSHLGQPDGPLSTARAARMLALADGHGVPAVLTNAVRYADRDDAPVADVLDAVRRLVPLGHRHLDRVGSEGHLKSSLDMVRIAAEITLAADRGTAGALLARTRALADSLVLDPREDLGMGRVFYPEPEIVGVRAGEAAAELRARCEAGLGLRGIAPTTRALTRLDDELALIGRLGLPSYFLTVAGVVDLIREMGVRCAARGSGAGSLVNHLIGISGVDPMRYGLIMERFVSDRRSALPDIDVDVESARRTDVYERILEKFGAERCAMVSMTETYRARHAIRDVGAALGLPPGEIDTVAKAFPHIRARDVRAALRDLPELRASGITEAGFGTLLTLAERLDRLPRHLALHPCGVLLSDVSLLDRTPVEASAQDFPMSQFGKDDVEDLGLLKLDVLGVRMQSAMAHALDEIERTGGGRVDLDAVPFDDSATFDLIRSTRTLGCFQIESPGQRELVGKFAPETFEDLIVDISLFRPGPVKSDMVTPFLNARQGWAAPDVIHRDLWPALAETEGVVVFHEQVIRVIATMTGCDFARADVARRALGSVDGQTAIRDWFCVEADARGYDRATVERVWDVLKAFASFGFCKAHAAAFAVPTYQSAWLKAHHTAAFTAGVLTHDPGMYPKRLILDDARQFGVPVLGVDVNVSDPVYRVEDAGGRPGIRIALAEVKGISEAEVERVVQARPFTSLADFWHRTGVSRPVVERLILVGAFDSVHGTGGAPGDSGGALTRRDLLLQLTDLDRYGREVAPAKGRNASRSTTQLAFGLAGNEAPETTGLPEMTSAERVRAELEILGMDADRHVVGFYDDFLDAIGVTRSRDLLDRRARSELLVAGVKVATQTPPVRSGRRVVFLTLDDATGPVDATFFEDAQGPYAATLFHSWMLVVRGVLRRTGPRGVSLRATGCWELGALHEAWCEGGVDAVHALMAGAPGPATEDAVEGAAASRSTRPVMHRVLMHASGFKVSPYADLRPPGTPTKDAPRKLWHSSPGSSG, encoded by the coding sequence ATGACCCCTCCGTTCACCCACCTGCACGTCGCCTCGGGGTATTCGATGCGGTACGGCGTGTCCCACCCCCACACCCTCGTCGAGCGCGCCGCCGAGGAGGGGATGGACGCCCTCGCCCTCACCGACCGCGACGGTGTCTACGGCGCCGTCGCGTTCGTGAAGGCCTGTACGAAGGCCGGGATCAGCCCGATCCTCGGCGCCGACCTGGCTCTTGCCCCCGAACCCGGGGGATCCCGCGCGCGGCGCGACCCGGGTACCCGGGGCAGGCCCGGCGCGCCGGACGCCGACCGCAAAACCCCCGCCCGCGGCGGCGCGTTCGTCGACCCGCGCCACCCCCGCGTCACGGTCCTCGCCCGGGGCCGCAGCGGCTGGGCGGCCCTGTGCCGCCTGGTCAGCGACGCACACCGCCGGGGCCGCGAAACCCGCGAGCGCGACGCGGGGCCGCGCCACATCCCCGCCTGCACGCACGCCTCACTCGCCGAACACGCCGCCCTCGGCGACCTGGTGGTCCTCCTCGGCCCCGACTCCGACGTCGGCCGCGCCGTCGCCGACCGCAGCACCGACCGCGCCGCACGCCTGCTGCGCGCCCACCACGCCGCGCTGCCGCCCGGGGCGCTGTACGTCGAACTGGTCAGCCACCTCGGGCAACCCGACGGCCCGCTCTCGACCGCCCGTGCCGCGCGCATGCTCGCGCTGGCCGACGGCCACGGTGTCCCGGCCGTCCTCACCAACGCCGTGCGGTACGCCGACCGCGACGACGCTCCCGTCGCCGACGTGCTCGACGCCGTGCGCCGCCTCGTCCCGCTCGGGCACCGCCACCTGGACCGGGTCGGCAGCGAGGGCCACCTCAAGTCGTCGCTCGACATGGTCCGGATCGCCGCCGAGATCACCCTCGCCGCCGACCGGGGCACCGCCGGCGCGCTGCTCGCCCGTACCCGCGCCCTCGCCGACTCCCTCGTCCTCGATCCCCGCGAAGACCTCGGCATGGGGCGCGTGTTCTACCCCGAACCCGAGATCGTCGGGGTCCGCGCCGGTGAGGCCGCCGCCGAGCTGCGCGCCCGCTGCGAGGCCGGCCTCGGCCTGCGCGGCATCGCGCCGACCACACGAGCCCTGACCCGCCTCGACGACGAACTCGCCCTGATCGGACGCCTCGGACTGCCGTCGTACTTCCTGACCGTCGCGGGCGTCGTCGACCTGATCCGCGAGATGGGCGTGCGCTGCGCGGCGCGCGGCTCGGGCGCGGGCAGCCTGGTCAACCACCTGATCGGCATCTCCGGCGTGGACCCGATGCGGTACGGCCTGATCATGGAGCGCTTCGTCTCCGACCGCCGCTCCGCCCTGCCGGACATCGACGTCGACGTCGAATCGGCCCGCCGCACCGATGTGTACGAGCGCATCCTGGAGAAGTTCGGTGCCGAGCGCTGCGCGATGGTGTCGATGACGGAGACGTACCGCGCCCGCCACGCGATCCGCGACGTCGGCGCCGCCCTCGGCCTGCCGCCCGGCGAGATCGACACGGTGGCCAAGGCGTTCCCGCACATCCGCGCCCGCGACGTCCGCGCCGCGCTGCGCGATCTGCCCGAGTTGCGCGCGTCCGGCATCACCGAGGCCGGCTTCGGCACCCTGCTCACTCTCGCCGAGCGGCTCGACCGGCTGCCGCGGCACTTGGCCCTGCATCCGTGCGGAGTCCTGCTGTCCGACGTCAGCCTGCTCGACCGCACGCCGGTGGAGGCCAGCGCGCAGGACTTCCCGATGAGTCAGTTCGGCAAGGACGACGTCGAAGACCTCGGGCTGCTCAAGCTGGACGTCCTGGGCGTGCGCATGCAGTCCGCGATGGCCCACGCGCTCGACGAGATCGAGCGCACCGGAGGCGGGCGCGTCGACCTGGACGCGGTGCCGTTCGACGACTCCGCGACCTTCGACCTCATCCGCTCCACGCGCACCCTCGGCTGCTTCCAGATCGAGTCCCCCGGACAGCGGGAACTGGTCGGCAAGTTCGCCCCCGAGACGTTCGAAGACCTCATCGTGGACATCTCGCTGTTCCGGCCCGGCCCGGTCAAGAGCGACATGGTCACGCCGTTCCTCAACGCCCGCCAGGGCTGGGCCGCGCCCGACGTCATCCACCGCGACCTGTGGCCCGCGCTCGCCGAGACCGAGGGCGTCGTGGTCTTCCACGAGCAGGTGATCCGCGTCATCGCCACGATGACCGGCTGCGACTTCGCCCGCGCCGACGTGGCCCGGCGCGCCCTCGGCTCGGTCGACGGGCAGACCGCGATCCGCGACTGGTTCTGCGTCGAGGCGGACGCGCGCGGGTACGACCGCGCGACGGTCGAGCGGGTGTGGGACGTCCTCAAGGCCTTCGCGTCGTTCGGGTTCTGCAAGGCGCACGCGGCGGCGTTCGCGGTGCCGACGTACCAGTCCGCGTGGCTCAAGGCCCATCACACCGCCGCCTTCACCGCCGGGGTGCTGACCCACGACCCGGGGATGTACCCCAAACGCCTGATCCTCGACGACGCACGGCAGTTCGGGGTCCCGGTGCTCGGCGTCGACGTCAATGTCTCGGACCCCGTCTACCGGGTCGAGGACGCCGGCGGCCGGCCCGGAATCCGCATCGCGCTCGCCGAGGTCAAGGGCATCAGCGAGGCCGAGGTCGAACGCGTCGTCCAGGCACGGCCGTTCACGTCCCTCGCCGACTTCTGGCACCGCACCGGCGTGTCCCGCCCGGTGGTCGAACGCCTCATCCTGGTCGGCGCGTTCGACTCCGTGCACGGTACGGGCGGCGCCCCGGGAGACAGCGGAGGCGCCCTCACCCGCCGTGACCTCCTCCTGCAACTGACCGACCTGGACCGCTACGGCCGCGAAGTCGCCCCCGCCAAGGGCCGGAACGCCTCGCGGTCGACCACCCAGCTCGCCTTCGGCCTCGCCGGCAACGAGGCCCCCGAGACCACCGGCCTGCCCGAGATGACCTCCGCCGAGCGCGTCCGCGCCGAGCTGGAGATCCTCGGCATGGACGCGGACCGCCATGTCGTCGGTTTCTACGACGACTTCCTCGACGCGATCGGCGTCACCCGGTCCCGCGACCTGCTGGACCGCCGGGCCCGCAGCGAACTCCTCGTCGCCGGCGTCAAAGTGGCCACCCAGACCCCGCCGGTGCGCTCCGGCCGCCGCGTCGTCTTCCTCACCCTCGACGACGCCACCGGCCCGGTCGACGCGACGTTCTTCGAGGACGCGCAAGGCCCGTACGCCGCGACGCTGTTCCACTCCTGGATGCTGGTCGTCCGGGGCGTGCTGCGGCGCACCGGGCCGCGCGGGGTCTCCCTGCGCGCGACCGGCTGCTGGGAGTTGGGCGCGCTCCACGAGGCCTGGTGCGAAGGCGGCGTCGACGCCGTCCACGCCCTCATGGCCGGCGCCCCCGGTCCCGCCACCGAGGACGCCGTGGAGGGCGCCGCCGCGAGCCGGTCCACCCGGCCGGTGATGCACCGCGTCCTGATGCACGCCAGCGGGTTCAAGGTCTCCCCGTACGCCGACCTCCGCCCGCCCGGCACACCGACCAAGGACGCACCGCGCAAGCTGTGGCACAGCAGCCCGGGGAGTTCGGGATGA